A genomic window from Syngnathus typhle isolate RoL2023-S1 ecotype Sweden linkage group LG18, RoL_Styp_1.0, whole genome shotgun sequence includes:
- the kat7b gene encoding histone acetyltransferase KAT7 yields the protein MPRRRQRHMAGSGSDGTEDSDSSAEREQTNSSESDGTRTKRQRLTRASTRLSQSSHDTADLKQAADHDESPPLTPTGNAPSSESELDISSPNASHDESQAKDQANRDSDKDLSHRPKRRRCHETYNFNMKCPTPGCNSLGHLTGKHERHFAVSGCPLYHNLSADECKVKAVSREKQDEELKGQEESHSRHATRHQTPTSKQSRYKEQVAEMRKGRNSGLQKEQKEKHMEHRQTHGNTREPLLENITSDYDLELFRKAQARASEDLEKLRIQGQITEGSNMIKTILFGRYELDTWYHSPYPEEYARLGRLYVCEFCLKYMKSQTILRRHMAKCVWKHPPGDEVYRKGAISVFEVDGKKNKIYCQNLCLLAKLFLDHKTLYYDVEPFLFYVMTEADNTGCHLVGYFSKEKNSFLNYNVSCILTMPQYMRQGFGKMLIDFSYLLSKVEEKVGSPERPLSDLGLISYRSYWKEVLLRYMHNFQGKEISIKEISQETAVNPVDIVSTLQSLQMLKYWKGKHLVLKRQDLIDEWKAKEVKRGNGNKTIDPSSLKWTPPKGT from the exons ATGCCGCGCAGACGTCAG AGACATATGGCAGGGAGTGGCTCAGACGGAACTGAAGATTCAGACTCATCTGCTGAAAGAGAACAGACCAACAGTTCGGAAAGTGATGGGACCCGCACTAAGAGACAGCGCCTCACCAGAGCCTCCACTCGCCTGAGCCAGAGTTCTCATG ACACGGCTGACTTGAAGCAGGCTGCAGATCATGACGAATCCCCGCCACTGACGCCGACGGGAAATGCGCCGTCCTCCGAGTCTGAGCTGGATATCTCCAGCCCGAATGCATCTCACGATGAGAGCCAGGCCAAAGATCAGGCCAACAGAGACTCTGATAAGGACCTCTCCCACCGACCCAAACGTCGCCGATGCCACGAGACGTACAACTTCAACATGAAATGCCCGACCCCTGGGTGCAATTCACTGG GGCACCTCACAGGAAAACATGAACGTCACTTTGCCGTGTCGGGATGCCCCCTGTACCACAACCTGTCTGCAGATGAGTGCAAG GTAAAAGCTGTTAGCCGTGAGAAGCAAGATGAGGAGTTGAAGGGACAAGAAGAAAGTCATTCACGTCATGCAACCCGTCATCAG ACACCAACTTCTAAGCAGAGCAGATATAAAGAGCAGGTTGCTGAAATGAGGAAGGGGCGAAACTCTGGCCTGCAGAAGGagcagaaagaaaaacacatg GAGCATCGGCAGACGCACGGCAACACCAGGGAGCCTCTGCTGGAAAACATCACCAGCGATTACGACTTGGAGCTTTTCAGGAAAGCTCAAGCTCGTGCCTCTGAAGACCTG GAGAAGCTCCGCATCCAGGGTCAGATCACGGAGGGCAGCAACATGATCAAGACCATCCTGTTTGGCCGCTATGAGCTGGACACCTGGTACCACTCGCCCTATCCTGAGGAGTACGCCCGCCTAGGTCGCCTCTACGTTTGTGAATTCTGCCTCAAGTACATGAAAAGCCAGACCATCCTCAGGCGGCACATG GCCAAGTGTGTGTGGAAGCATCCTCCAGGAGATGAAGTGTACAGAAAAGGTGCCATATCTGTGTTTGAAGTTGACGGCAAAAAAAATAAG ATCTACTGCCAGAACTTGTGTTTACTCGCCAAACTCTTCTTGGACCACAAGACGTTATACTACGACGTAGAACCGTTTCTGTTTTATGTCATGACCGAGGCCGACAACACGGGCTGCCATTTAGTGGGATACTTTTCCAAA GAAAAGAATTCCTTCCTCAATTACAATGTTTCCTGCATTCTGACAATGCCCCAGTACATGAGACAGGGCTTCGGCAAGATGCTCATCGACTTCA GCTACCTCCTCTCCAAAGTAGAGGAGAAGGTGGGTTCGCCAGAGAGGCCGCTGTCGGACCTCGGCCTCATCAGCTACCGCAGCTACTGGAAGGAAGTGTTACTCCGATACATGCACAATTTCCAAGGAAAGGAGATCTCCATCAAAG AGATTAGTCAGGAAACTGCCGTCAATCCCGTGGACATTGTGAGCACGCTACAGTCTCTTCAGATGCTCAAGTACTGGAAGGGGAAGCACTTGGTCTTGAAGCGACAG GACTTAATTGATGAATGGAAAGCAAAGGAGGTCAAGAGAGGCAATGGCAACAAAACCATTGACCCCAGCTCGCTAAAATGGACGCCTCCCAAAGGGACATAA
- the ptges3l gene encoding putative protein PTGES3L: protein MSKAKIVRPEESQPAHAVWFDRKKYVTINFKVQKPKDVQVDIQTDKMTLCCKNDTDDVIYNELHFYEKVQINDSRERVYDRSINVLLRKIKPDYAWPRLQKDPEKPSWIAVDFDNWRDWENEEDDGREEYEKYVDMIQDMASTNKGAAPDMGDLSDSD, encoded by the exons atGAGCAAAGCTAAAATTGTTAGACCAGAGGAGAG TCAGCCAGCACATGCGGTGTGGTTTGACAGGAAAAAATATGTCACGATCAATTTCAAGGTGCAGAAACCTAAAGATGTCCAGGTAGACATCCAGACAGACAAAATGACTTTGTG CTGCAAGAATGACACAGATGATGTGATTTACAATGAACTCCACTTCTATGAAAAAGTCCAAATCAAT GATTCTAGAGAAAGAGTCTATGATCGCAGCATCAATGTCTTGCTAAGGAAAATAAAACCTGATTACGCATGGCCTCGTCTTCAGAAGGATCCAGAAAAG CCCAGTTGGATTGCTGTGGACTTTGATAACTGGAGGGATTGGGAGAATGAAGAAGATGATGGAAGGGAAGAATATGAGAAATACGTAGAT ATGATCCAGGACATGGCCAGCACTAATAAAGGAGCAGCACCAGACATGGGGGATCTTAGTGAT TCTGACTGA
- the aarsd1 gene encoding alanyl-tRNA editing protein Aarsd1, producing the protein MAFQCQRDCYMKEFVTTVASCSPSELKLEIGGKKENVSGFTVKLQDTILFPEGGGQPDDYGLIADIPVLRVTRQGQDAVHFVTSPLEVGQEVQVMVDWERRFDHMQQHSGQHLISALAETMFGYMTTSWELGRQKSNIELNIPVVQAAQIRALEEAANEKIRAHIPVNVKLLYKDSPEMEKVRTQELPDDHTWPIRVVDIEGVDTNMCCGTHVSNLSHLQVIKLLGIEKGKKNKTNLIFLVGNRVLKYAEKSYSAERSLVALLKTGPDGHVDAVDKLQKSLKLVQKTNFSLLRDMALIVTQNFKNDPHRGNFFTLHKKEGDNEFMNIIANEIDTQETLVFLTVGEEKGPGLFLLAGPSEQVAQMGPRLLELLQGKGAGKNGRFQGKANSLARRAEAEALLQQHCKQQNSQEE; encoded by the exons ATGGCTTTCCAGTGTCAGAGGGACTGCTACATGAAAGAG TTTGTCACAACTGTAGCTTCCTGCTCCCCATCGGAGCTCAAACTGGAAATcggtggaaagaaagaaaacgtgAGTGGATTCACTGTGAAGCTGCAAGATACCATCTTATTTCCTGAGGGAGGCGGCCAG CCAGATGACTATGGGCTGATCGCGGACATCCCTGTTTTGAGGGTGACCAGACAAGGACAAGATGCCGTTCACTTTGTGACCTCGCCCCTGGAGGTGGGTCAGGAGGTGCAAGTGATGGTAGACTGGGAGAGGAGGTTTGACCACATGCAACAACACTCAG GACAACATCTCATCTCAGCCTTGGCAGAAACCATGTTTGGCTACATGACCACATCTTG GGAGCTGGGGCGTCAGAAAAGCAACATTGAACTGAACATTCCGGTTGTTCAAGCAGCCCAAATCCGAGCGCTGGAGGAAGCTGCCAATGAGAAGATCAGAGCTCACATCCCAGTCAATGTTAAGTTACTTTATAAAGACAGCCCTGAAATGGAAAAG GTGAGGACTCAAGAACTCCCGGACGACCACACGTGGCCAATTCGAGTAGTTGACATCGAGGGAGTCGACACCAACATGTGTTGCGGAACGCACGTGTCCAACCTCAGTCACTTGCAG gtaattAAACTCCTGGGGATAGAgaaagggaagaaaaacaaaaccaatttgATATTCTTGGTGGGAAATAGGGTGCTGAAATATGCTGAGAAAAGCTACAGCGCCGAGCGCTCTTTGGTGGCTCTTCTCAA AACTGGCCCTGATGGACACGTTGACGCTGTGGACAAGTTGCAGAAGTCACTGAAGCTTGTGCAGAAA ACCAACTTCAGCCTACTTCGAGACATGGCCCTCATCGTCACTCAGAATTTTAAGAATGACCCGCACAGAgggaatttcttcactttgcacAA AAAAGAAGGCGATAATGAGTTCATGAACATCATTGCCAATGAAATAGACACTCAG GAAACTTTGGTTTTCCTGACTGTAGGAGAGGAAAAGGGGCCAGGTTTGTTTCTGCTGGCTGGACCCAGCGAGCAAGTGGCGCAAATGGGACCACG GTTGTTGGAGCTGCTTCAAGGGAAGGGAGCCGGAAAAAATGGCCGTTTCCAAGGCAAAGCCAACAGCCTGGCCCGAAGAGCCGAGGCGGAAGCTTTATTGCAACAACACTGCAAGCAGCAGAACTCACAAGAAGAATAA